One stretch of Tenacibaculum sp. MAR_2010_89 DNA includes these proteins:
- a CDS encoding DUF4136 domain-containing protein — protein MKLSKLLFLPIIALLAVSCVSVRVTTDYDTKVDFSKYKTFAFYKKGIDKAPISDLDKKRIMRAIEAELIAKGMKKSSSPDVLVSLFTKSRERINVNDNRFGGFWYPWYYGPSPMRVSQHTEGTLFIDLLDAGKKELVWQGIGTGALSVSNVERKEARIKEFVKEIMAKYPPGSQNK, from the coding sequence ATGAAACTATCTAAATTACTATTCTTACCTATCATAGCTTTACTAGCTGTTTCTTGTGTCTCAGTAAGAGTTACTACAGATTACGATACCAAAGTAGATTTTTCTAAATACAAAACATTTGCTTTTTATAAAAAAGGTATTGATAAAGCACCAATTTCTGATCTTGATAAAAAACGTATAATGCGTGCTATTGAAGCTGAATTAATAGCGAAAGGAATGAAGAAATCATCTTCACCAGATGTTCTAGTTAGTTTATTTACAAAATCAAGAGAACGAATTAATGTAAATGATAATCGTTTTGGAGGATTTTGGTATCCATGGTATTATGGACCAAGTCCAATGAGGGTATCACAACACACTGAAGGAACTTTATTTATAGATTTATTAGACGCGGGTAAGAAAGAGTTGGTTTGGCAGGGTATTGGTACTGGAGCTTTAAGTGTAAGTAACGTAGAGCGAAAAGAAGCTCGAATTAAAGAATTTGTAAAAGAAATAATGGCTAAATATCCACCAGGAAGCCAAAATAAATAA
- a CDS encoding M1 family aminopeptidase encodes MFFTIFKHELTYWFKKPAIYIYAAIFFLLALVLSASSAGIFDSLTVTTGSSKIVNSPSAINGMFNTLAIFLFFLFPSIIGSSVYRDYKSNMHSILYSYPFNKANYLSAKFLSSFLIVLLIILIAGLGLFFGFRLPGTNSEIVGAFNFSAYLHSYLIYIIPNVLLFGVIVFGVVTFSRNIAAGFITVLLLMFVQGVADSLLSNPDNRFWSALFDPFGGQAANYYTRYWTVAEQNELILPFKGVIIYNRLLWLGIASLILAGVYKLFSFSQNAFTFSFKKSKGERIIKQNFGGITRIELPKVNYDYSFINDIKTTWKLSNIDFKYIITSLPFISILLVGLIFILLTAMGAGELFGTKTYPTTWQMLLIPGNTFSLFINLMTFLYAGMLVHRASIAGANHIIDVTPVKNWALLLSKFAALLKMQLVMLAVIVVAGVLFQIYKGYYNFELGHYFFEVYALKFIHFVIWAMLALFIQSLFRNPYLGLFVLLVIAIGIQFLGLAGIEQSIFKYNQGPSYSYSDMNEYGASFSRYYTYKIYWFLGGLVALILAGLFWVRGLPHSFKERLSILKERLTIKLVLGIVVLLLGFFSLGSRIYYENNVLNIRKSSKEREQLRVTWEKEYKKYEGKAQPRIVAVNVDMNIFPKTRDFKSSGTYKMINKTNETIDSIFLNHNDYPSTFEFNKLNKLVLEDTIQNFDIYKFNTPIQPGDSLELKFTVHNKPNTFLRSHSPVLANGTFINSGIYPSLGYSSAGELRDDKTREKFDLPKNKLRPHPSDSTALGNTYISGDSDWIDFEATVSTDEDQIAIAPGYLQKEWVKDGRKYFHYKMDSKILNFYAFNSARFEVKRDTWKDVNLEIYYHKGHEFNLERMMEGIKASLDYNSKNFSPYQHRQVRIIEFPRTEGSFAQAFPNTIPFSEAIGFIADVDDTNEGGVDYPFAITVHELAHQWWAHQVIGADVLGATMLSESLSEYVSLKVLEHEYGKSKMRKFLKKSLDGYLQSRTFERKREKPLMYNDGQGYIRYQKGSLVFYALSDYIGEEKLNNALKEYVEKVKFQDAPYTTSIEMVDYIKKATPDSLQYVIKDMFETITLYKNRITKVTSKKLENGKYQVDIDFEVSKYRNDEKGKRYYGEQVGDTLSYKTEKMKKPVLSVKLADYVDIGIFGEEEVDGKKKEVELYLQKHKVTQINNRVSIIVDKKPVEVGVDPYNKLIDTKSDDNRRKL; translated from the coding sequence ATGTTTTTTACAATATTTAAGCACGAATTAACATACTGGTTTAAGAAGCCAGCAATATACATATATGCAGCAATCTTCTTTTTGCTGGCATTAGTCTTATCAGCAAGTTCAGCAGGTATTTTTGATTCTTTAACAGTGACTACGGGGTCATCTAAAATAGTAAATTCTCCTTCGGCAATTAACGGAATGTTTAACACATTGGCTATTTTCTTATTCTTTTTATTTCCATCTATTATTGGTAGTTCGGTATATAGAGATTATAAGAGTAATATGCATTCAATTTTGTATTCGTATCCTTTTAATAAAGCTAATTATTTATCAGCAAAATTTTTAAGTTCTTTTTTAATAGTGCTATTAATTATTTTAATAGCTGGTTTAGGTTTGTTTTTTGGTTTTCGATTACCAGGAACAAACTCAGAGATAGTAGGTGCGTTTAATTTTTCAGCATATTTACATTCTTACTTAATATATATTATACCTAATGTATTGTTATTTGGAGTAATCGTTTTTGGAGTAGTTACCTTTTCAAGAAACATTGCTGCAGGTTTTATAACGGTATTATTATTAATGTTTGTACAAGGTGTTGCAGATAGTCTTTTATCGAATCCAGATAATCGTTTTTGGTCAGCTTTATTTGACCCTTTTGGAGGACAGGCAGCAAATTATTATACACGTTATTGGACAGTCGCAGAGCAAAACGAATTAATACTTCCGTTTAAAGGTGTAATAATTTATAATAGACTATTATGGTTAGGAATTGCTAGTTTAATATTAGCAGGGGTATATAAATTATTCTCATTTAGTCAGAATGCATTCACATTTAGTTTTAAAAAGAGTAAAGGAGAGCGTATTATTAAGCAAAATTTTGGAGGAATTACTCGTATTGAACTACCAAAAGTAAATTACGATTACTCATTCATAAATGATATTAAAACTACTTGGAAATTATCAAATATAGACTTTAAGTATATAATAACAAGCTTACCATTTATCAGTATTTTATTGGTAGGGTTAATATTTATTTTACTTACAGCTATGGGGGCGGGAGAATTATTCGGAACTAAAACATATCCTACCACTTGGCAAATGTTATTAATTCCAGGAAATACATTTAGTTTATTTATAAATTTAATGACATTCTTGTATGCAGGTATGTTAGTTCATAGAGCGAGCATTGCAGGAGCAAATCATATTATTGATGTTACGCCGGTAAAAAACTGGGCTTTGTTATTATCTAAATTTGCAGCCTTATTAAAAATGCAATTGGTAATGCTAGCAGTAATAGTTGTTGCTGGGGTGTTATTTCAAATTTATAAAGGGTATTATAATTTTGAATTAGGACACTATTTCTTTGAGGTATATGCGTTAAAGTTTATTCATTTTGTAATTTGGGCTATGCTAGCTTTGTTTATCCAATCGTTATTTAGAAATCCATACTTAGGTTTATTTGTATTGTTGGTAATAGCAATAGGAATACAGTTTTTAGGTTTGGCAGGAATAGAGCAGTCAATATTTAAATACAATCAAGGGCCTAGTTATTCATATTCAGACATGAATGAATATGGAGCTTCATTTAGTAGGTATTATACGTATAAAATTTATTGGTTTTTAGGAGGTTTAGTGGCTTTAATTTTAGCAGGTTTATTTTGGGTACGTGGTTTACCTCATTCTTTTAAAGAAAGGTTATCAATTTTAAAAGAAAGATTAACCATTAAATTAGTTTTAGGAATTGTAGTTTTATTGCTAGGCTTTTTTAGTCTCGGTAGTAGAATTTATTACGAAAATAACGTATTAAATATACGTAAATCATCAAAAGAGAGAGAGCAATTACGAGTTACTTGGGAAAAAGAATATAAAAAGTACGAAGGAAAAGCACAGCCTAGAATAGTAGCCGTTAATGTTGATATGAATATTTTCCCAAAGACAAGAGATTTTAAATCTTCGGGAACATATAAAATGATTAATAAAACTAACGAAACTATTGATAGTATTTTCTTAAATCATAATGATTACCCAAGTACATTTGAGTTTAATAAATTAAACAAATTGGTGTTAGAGGATACAATTCAGAATTTTGATATCTATAAATTTAATACGCCAATACAACCGGGAGATAGTTTAGAACTAAAATTTACAGTTCATAATAAACCAAATACATTTTTACGTAGTCATTCACCAGTATTGGCTAATGGAACGTTTATAAATAGTGGTATTTATCCATCATTAGGGTATTCTTCTGCAGGAGAACTAAGGGATGATAAAACGAGAGAAAAATTTGATTTACCAAAAAATAAATTACGTCCACATCCATCAGATAGCACTGCTTTAGGAAATACCTATATTTCTGGAGATAGTGATTGGATTGATTTTGAAGCTACTGTTAGTACAGATGAAGATCAAATAGCCATTGCTCCTGGCTATTTGCAAAAAGAATGGGTAAAAGACGGGCGTAAGTATTTTCATTATAAAATGGATAGTAAGATTTTGAATTTTTATGCTTTTAATTCTGCTAGATTTGAAGTGAAAAGAGATACATGGAAAGATGTTAATTTAGAGATTTATTATCATAAAGGACATGAATTTAATTTAGAAAGAATGATGGAAGGAATTAAAGCTTCTTTAGATTATAATTCAAAAAACTTTAGTCCTTATCAACATAGGCAAGTTAGAATTATTGAATTTCCAAGAACTGAAGGAAGTTTTGCTCAGGCATTTCCAAATACGATACCATTTTCAGAAGCAATAGGTTTTATTGCTGATGTAGATGATACCAATGAAGGTGGAGTAGACTATCCGTTTGCAATTACAGTTCATGAGTTAGCACACCAATGGTGGGCACATCAAGTTATTGGTGCTGATGTTTTAGGAGCTACAATGTTATCGGAAAGTTTATCGGAATATGTGTCTTTAAAAGTATTAGAGCATGAATACGGGAAATCTAAAATGCGTAAGTTTTTAAAGAAAAGTTTAGATGGATATTTGCAGTCACGTACTTTTGAGCGTAAACGTGAAAAACCATTAATGTATAATGATGGACAAGGATATATACGTTACCAAAAAGGATCTTTAGTATTTTATGCATTGAGTGATTATATTGGTGAAGAAAAATTAAACAATGCCTTAAAAGAGTATGTCGAAAAGGTTAAGTTTCAAGATGCTCCATATACAACATCAATAGAAATGGTTGATTATATAAAAAAAGCTACACCGGATAGCTTACAATATGTAATTAAAGATATGTTTGAAACCATTACGTTGTATAAAAACAGAATAACTAAAGTAACATCTAAGAAATTAGAGAACGGTAAATATCAAGTAGATATAGATTTTGAAGTTTCTAAATATCGTAATGATGAAAAAGGGAAGCGTTATTATGGTGAACAAGTAGGTGATACTTTATCATACAAGACAGAAAAAATGAAAAAACCTGTATTATCGGTTAAGTTAGCAGATTATGTTGATATCGGTATTTTTGGAGAAGAAGAAGTAGATGGAAAGAAAAAAGAAGTTGAATTATACTTACAAAAACATAAAGTAACTCAGATAAATAATAGAGTATCTATTATAGTTGATAAAAAACCTGTTGAAGTAGGTGTAGATCCATACAATAAATTAATTGATACAAAATCTGACGATAACCGAAGGAAGTTGTAA
- a CDS encoding lamin tail domain-containing protein: MKRKNCLAYAIALLLPYFLITSTYSQQINDNFDNGAITGWTQGTNGHWTSSTTSPINGSHSLKHNLSNTAGKSYISKSISSLDLTTQDITWQFNLKNGNWDPSGGNKFWIYLTASESNLSSSTINGYAIGVNLTGTSDILTLWKVTNGTVDTSIITTAIDWDANEIKGIKVTRSTNGLWKLFIDENGGFDSLDLKGSVTNNDYIIKNYFGIYFQYTKSRAGLLWIDDILVEGKTPSTNPTVSFKTSTSSINETNTTFNKQIPLSFSNYTSNATINITIDSNSTAEATDYSLNTSSLIFTSNGTKNISLDINNDLDMDNETIILKLTITNGVADINISTHTLVIIDDDLSKIIINEILADPTGIDANGDGTISTSQDEFIELVNTDVTPHILTDYTISDNSSIRHTFGNITIPAGGSVVIFGGGAPTNISGISLAASTGRISLNNTGDTVTLKNNNGVIITTYTYGSEANADQSIGRNDDLTGNFVKHSLITSNPQKATPGKYNTTDLPFSTITWKGAVDSNWNTSSNWSTDKIPSTSDEVLILKTTNQPTVNSSTSIKKVTLASGASLIANAHLNGDITYRRSLATNNWYLVASPLKSETIENLIAYNDFATGPNKNIGIAPYKNDGSAWNYLSNNSTGVITSGKGYSVKLNVPSDLKFTGEINTGTITYPITQATNNFNLIGNPFTSYINLSTFFTDNSTALSEETIWLWNQATNSYDLKMGGIDGSFQISPTQGFFVSANRNTNITFSKTNQSHQSDTFQRNTKTEINVTVTENKNTKSTKLFYLNEATTGFDNGYDGTMFNGISSSFAIYSQLVSNNKGKNFAIQSLPINNLETIIVPIGLKFDAGKTIEFSAKSTNLPSNIQVYLEDRIHNTFTNLSKENYTSTLKNNVDGIGQFYIHTTSQKLSSSNNNQILENVSTYQSSKNEITITGLQSDKASLSLYTILGKKIIEKKFKSNGKIIIGIPKITSGIYLIKITSKNGSINKKIHVN, translated from the coding sequence ATGAAAAGAAAAAATTGTCTCGCTTATGCGATAGCTCTTCTATTGCCCTATTTTTTAATCACTTCAACCTATAGTCAACAAATTAATGATAATTTTGACAATGGTGCCATTACAGGTTGGACTCAAGGAACAAATGGTCACTGGACAAGTTCTACAACCTCTCCAATTAATGGTTCTCATTCATTAAAACATAATCTATCAAATACAGCTGGAAAAAGTTATATCAGTAAAAGTATTTCCAGTTTAGATCTAACTACACAAGATATAACTTGGCAATTCAACTTAAAAAATGGGAATTGGGACCCATCTGGGGGTAATAAATTTTGGATTTATTTAACTGCTAGTGAATCAAACTTAAGTTCATCAACCATAAACGGATATGCAATTGGGGTTAACTTAACCGGTACTTCAGACATTTTAACCTTATGGAAAGTAACAAACGGAACAGTAGATACATCTATAATTACTACCGCTATTGATTGGGATGCTAATGAAATTAAAGGTATTAAAGTTACACGAAGCACAAATGGTTTATGGAAATTATTTATTGACGAAAACGGAGGATTTGATTCTTTAGATCTTAAAGGAAGTGTTACTAACAATGATTATATTATAAAAAACTATTTTGGAATTTATTTTCAATACACTAAGTCTAGAGCTGGTTTATTATGGATCGATGACATATTAGTTGAAGGTAAAACTCCATCAACTAATCCTACTGTAAGTTTTAAAACCAGTACTAGTTCTATTAATGAAACAAACACCACTTTCAATAAACAAATACCTCTCTCATTTTCCAATTATACATCCAACGCTACAATTAATATTACAATTGACAGTAATAGTACGGCAGAAGCAACAGACTATTCATTAAATACATCTTCATTAATTTTTACTTCTAACGGAACTAAAAATATCTCTTTAGATATTAATAATGACCTTGATATGGACAATGAAACAATCATTTTAAAATTAACTATTACTAATGGAGTTGCCGATATAAATATTAGCACTCATACTTTAGTTATAATAGATGACGATTTATCTAAAATTATTATTAATGAAATTTTAGCTGATCCAACTGGAATTGATGCAAATGGAGATGGTACAATTAGTACTTCACAAGACGAGTTTATTGAATTAGTTAACACTGACGTTACCCCTCACATTCTTACAGACTACACCATTTCTGACAATAGTTCTATTAGACATACTTTTGGAAATATAACAATACCAGCTGGTGGATCTGTAGTTATTTTTGGTGGAGGTGCTCCTACTAATATTTCTGGAATATCATTAGCTGCTTCAACAGGACGTATTAGTTTAAATAATACTGGAGATACAGTAACTTTAAAAAACAACAACGGTGTAATAATTACAACATATACCTACGGAAGTGAAGCAAATGCAGATCAATCCATTGGCAGAAATGATGATTTAACTGGCAACTTTGTAAAACATTCATTAATTACCTCCAATCCGCAAAAGGCTACACCCGGTAAATATAACACCACAGATTTACCTTTTTCTACAATAACGTGGAAAGGTGCTGTTGATTCAAACTGGAATACTTCTTCAAACTGGAGTACAGATAAAATTCCATCAACTTCTGATGAAGTTTTAATTTTAAAAACTACAAATCAGCCTACAGTTAACTCTTCTACATCTATAAAAAAAGTAACCTTAGCTTCTGGGGCTTCATTAATTGCGAATGCACACTTAAATGGAGACATAACTTATAGAAGAAGTTTAGCTACTAATAATTGGTATTTAGTCGCTTCTCCATTAAAATCAGAAACTATTGAAAACTTAATTGCTTATAATGATTTTGCTACTGGTCCAAATAAAAATATCGGCATTGCTCCATATAAAAATGATGGATCAGCCTGGAACTATCTATCAAACAACTCAACTGGAGTAATTACTTCTGGAAAAGGGTATTCTGTTAAATTAAATGTTCCTAGCGATTTAAAATTTACTGGTGAAATAAATACAGGCACCATTACTTATCCTATTACCCAAGCTACCAATAATTTTAATTTAATAGGAAATCCATTTACATCTTACATTAATCTTAGTACTTTCTTTACTGATAATTCAACTGCTTTATCTGAGGAAACAATTTGGCTATGGAATCAAGCAACTAATAGTTATGATTTAAAAATGGGCGGTATAGATGGTAGCTTTCAAATATCACCTACTCAAGGTTTTTTTGTTAGTGCTAATCGTAATACCAATATTACCTTTAGTAAAACTAATCAAAGTCATCAATCTGATACCTTCCAACGAAATACAAAAACAGAAATTAATGTAACAGTAACAGAAAACAAAAATACTAAGTCAACCAAATTGTTCTATTTAAATGAAGCAACTACTGGTTTTGATAATGGTTATGACGGTACAATGTTTAATGGTATTTCTTCAAGTTTTGCAATCTATTCTCAATTAGTTAGCAATAATAAAGGCAAAAATTTTGCTATTCAATCCTTACCTATTAATAATTTAGAAACGATAATTGTTCCTATTGGTTTAAAATTTGATGCAGGAAAAACAATAGAATTTTCTGCCAAGTCTACTAACTTACCTTCTAATATTCAAGTATATTTAGAAGATAGAATTCATAATACTTTTACTAACTTATCTAAAGAAAATTATACTAGTACCCTTAAAAATAATGTCGATGGTATTGGACAATTTTACATTCATACTACTTCTCAAAAATTAAGTTCTAGTAATAATAACCAAATATTAGAAAATGTAAGTACTTACCAATCTTCTAAAAACGAAATAACAATAACTGGATTACAGTCTGATAAAGCTTCTTTAAGTCTATATACTATACTTGGTAAAAAAATAATTGAAAAAAAATTCAAATCTAATGGTAAAATAATTATTGGTATACCAAAAATAACTTCTGGAATCTACCTTATCAAAATAACCTCTAAAAACGGGTCTATCAACAAAAAGATTCATGTAAACTAA
- a CDS encoding ABC transporter ATP-binding protein — MRLVIKNLTKTYKNGVKAIDNLNLEIGTGMFGLLGPNGAGKSSLMRTIATLQIPDSGSISFDGINVLENQMAFRKMLGYLPQSFGVYPKMSAEDLLDYFATLKGISSKSDRQKIVKEVLEITNLYEVRKKYVAGYSGGMKQRFGIAQLLLNNPKLIIVDEPTAGLDPAERHRFLNVLREVGTNCTVIFSTHIVEDVKELCKEMAILNGGRILKHTTPAAATKVIEGKIWTKIIDRDDLESNEATFNVLSSNYNQDDTLNVRVYADEKPTEDFKQAEPQLDDVYFIALKDDQPVMA, encoded by the coding sequence ATGAGATTAGTTATAAAAAACTTAACTAAAACCTATAAAAACGGGGTAAAAGCTATTGATAATTTAAATTTAGAGATAGGAACAGGGATGTTTGGTCTTTTAGGGCCTAATGGAGCTGGAAAATCATCATTAATGAGAACAATAGCAACATTGCAAATTCCAGATTCTGGAAGTATTTCTTTTGATGGAATTAATGTGTTAGAAAATCAAATGGCATTTAGAAAAATGTTAGGGTACTTACCACAGTCTTTTGGAGTATACCCTAAAATGTCAGCTGAAGATTTGTTAGATTATTTTGCAACGTTAAAAGGAATTAGTTCAAAATCTGATAGACAAAAAATTGTTAAAGAGGTTTTAGAAATAACTAATTTATATGAGGTAAGGAAAAAATACGTAGCAGGATATTCAGGAGGAATGAAGCAACGATTTGGAATTGCTCAATTATTATTAAACAATCCTAAGTTAATTATTGTTGATGAGCCTACAGCAGGTTTAGATCCAGCTGAACGTCATCGATTTTTAAATGTGTTAAGAGAGGTAGGAACGAATTGTACTGTTATTTTTTCTACACATATTGTAGAAGACGTAAAAGAGTTATGTAAAGAGATGGCAATTTTAAATGGTGGGCGTATTTTAAAACATACAACACCTGCAGCCGCAACAAAAGTAATAGAAGGGAAAATTTGGACTAAGATTATTGATAGAGATGATTTAGAAAGTAATGAAGCTACTTTTAATGTTCTTTCATCTAATTATAATCAAGATGATACATTAAATGTACGTGTGTATGCAGATGAAAAGCCTACAGAAGATTTTAAGCAAGCAGAACCACAACTTGACGATGTATATTTTATTGCATTAAAAGATGATCAGCCAGTAATGGCGTAA
- a CDS encoding urocanate hydratase, producing the protein MTFKEQIKQGIPSELPEMPIYDSSINRAPKRKDILTAEEKKLALKNALRYFDKKHHEVLLPEFKEELEKYGRIYMYRFRPTYKMHARDIKEYPGKSTQAKSIMLMIQNNLDYAVAQHPHELITYGGNGAVFSNWAQYLLTMKYLSEMTDKQTLTMYSGHPMGLFPSHKDAPRVVVTNGMMISNYSQPDDWEKFNALGVTQYGQMTAGSYMYIGPQGIVHGTTITVLNGFRKIKKEPKGNLFVTAGLGGMSGAQPKAGNIAGCITVCAEVNPKITQVRLDQGWIDEKITDLDQLVSRVRLAKENKEVISIAYLGNIVEVWEKFDEENIHIDLGSDQTSLHNPWAGGYYPVDISFEDANEMMANKPEEFKGKVQSTLRRHAAAINKHTEKGTYFFDYGNAFLLEASRAGADVMSSNPTIGREFKYPSYVQDIMGPMCFDYGFGPFRWVCTSGKPEDLAKTDAIACKVLEKIKKKSPIEIQQQMADNIQWIKGAQENKLVVGSQARILYADAEGRMKIAEAFNKAIKKGKIGAVVLGRDHHDVSGTDSPYRETSNIYDGSRFTADMAIQNVIGDSFRGATWVSIHNGGGVGWGEVINGGFGMLLDGSKEASRRLQSMLFWDVNNGIARRSWARNDEAIFAIKRAMEVEKKLQVTLPNIVDDALFENM; encoded by the coding sequence ATGACATTTAAAGAACAAATAAAACAAGGAATTCCTAGTGAATTACCAGAAATGCCAATTTATGATTCGTCAATAAATAGAGCACCAAAGCGTAAAGATATTTTAACTGCTGAAGAAAAAAAATTAGCGCTAAAAAATGCATTACGTTATTTTGATAAAAAACATCACGAAGTATTATTACCAGAATTTAAGGAAGAGTTAGAGAAATATGGTCGTATTTATATGTATCGTTTTCGTCCAACATACAAAATGCATGCTCGTGATATTAAAGAGTATCCAGGGAAATCTACTCAGGCAAAGTCAATCATGTTAATGATTCAGAATAATTTGGATTATGCAGTAGCTCAACATCCACATGAATTAATTACTTATGGTGGTAATGGTGCAGTATTTTCTAATTGGGCGCAATACCTATTAACAATGAAATATTTATCGGAAATGACCGATAAACAAACGTTAACTATGTATTCTGGTCACCCTATGGGATTATTTCCCTCTCATAAAGATGCACCTAGAGTAGTTGTTACCAATGGTATGATGATATCGAATTATTCACAACCAGATGATTGGGAAAAGTTTAATGCGTTAGGAGTTACACAATATGGACAAATGACTGCTGGAAGTTATATGTATATTGGTCCTCAAGGTATTGTTCATGGAACAACTATTACTGTATTAAATGGTTTTCGTAAAATAAAAAAAGAACCTAAAGGGAATTTATTTGTAACTGCTGGGTTAGGTGGTATGAGTGGAGCGCAACCTAAAGCAGGAAATATAGCTGGTTGTATTACAGTTTGTGCTGAGGTAAATCCTAAAATTACTCAAGTACGTTTAGATCAAGGGTGGATTGATGAAAAAATTACTGATTTAGATCAATTGGTTTCAAGAGTTCGTTTAGCTAAAGAAAATAAAGAAGTTATTTCAATAGCATATTTAGGTAATATTGTTGAAGTATGGGAAAAATTTGACGAAGAAAATATCCATATTGATTTAGGTTCTGATCAAACATCATTGCATAATCCTTGGGCTGGAGGATATTATCCAGTAGATATTTCATTTGAAGATGCAAATGAAATGATGGCAAATAAACCTGAAGAGTTTAAAGGTAAAGTTCAGTCAACTTTACGTCGTCATGCAGCTGCTATAAATAAGCATACAGAAAAAGGTACTTACTTTTTTGACTATGGAAATGCTTTTTTATTGGAAGCAAGTAGAGCAGGAGCTGATGTTATGAGTTCTAATCCAACAATTGGTCGTGAGTTTAAGTATCCTAGTTATGTACAAGACATTATGGGGCCTATGTGTTTTGATTATGGATTTGGTCCATTCCGTTGGGTATGTACATCAGGAAAGCCAGAAGATTTAGCAAAAACAGACGCTATTGCTTGTAAAGTTTTAGAAAAGATAAAGAAAAAGTCGCCTATTGAAATTCAGCAACAAATGGCTGATAATATTCAGTGGATTAAAGGAGCGCAAGAAAATAAATTAGTAGTAGGTTCGCAAGCACGTATTTTATATGCTGATGCAGAAGGAAGAATGAAAATAGCAGAAGCCTTTAATAAAGCTATTAAAAAAGGAAAAATAGGGGCAGTTGTATTGGGGCGTGATCATCATGATGTATCAGGTACTGATTCTCCGTACCGAGAAACTTCAAATATTTATGATGGGTCTCGTTTTACAGCTGATATGGCAATACAGAATGTAATTGGAGATAGTTTTAGAGGAGCTACTTGGGTATCAATCCACAATGGAGGTGGTGTTGGCTGGGGTGAAGTAATAAATGGAGGTTTTGGCATGCTTCTTGATGGTTCTAAGGAAGCATCACGTCGTTTACAATCTATGCTTTTTTGGGATGTAAATAATGGAATAGCAAGAAGGAGTTGGGCAAGAAATGATGAAGCTATTTTTGCAATTAAAAGAGCTATGGAAGTTGAGAAAAAATTACAAGTAACGCTTCCAAATATAGTAGATGACGCACTGTTTGAAAATATGTAA